In a single window of the Bactrocera dorsalis isolate Fly_Bdor chromosome 2, ASM2337382v1, whole genome shotgun sequence genome:
- the LOC115066180 gene encoding uncharacterized protein LOC115066180, which translates to MPATLNSVIITANLVLTILRELVMVRAIIVERNLHAYYKLPVRPTDYSQEYHILQCPFQNTTAIPTPENMEICVIVNAYREEVKNTTIPRKIKTPLHTKVKYQMTRRYRKNPKGLKKIRKIRPYMIVIRPVRMRTETSCALVAKALAQQQAPSYREHLGIVKKDNSRTLEHKRGLERQKLTDQRMLDTKLAHVFAKVTPITANATEAENIDPNEDRKEDEDVKENYEVSSKEYLDEEYHDYDTHIPENKNVPENSVLRYLGAQAAIKKLSQRHKTDQPPSENAEKFFEESNNYQAGEKLQGFQNYYHRDEIFNDHIFYDDLQQHGHYNERGRRHERN; encoded by the coding sequence ATGCCTGCTACTTTGAATTCTGTTATCATCACCGCAAATTTAGTCCTCACCATCTTACGGGAGCTGGTCATGGTGCGGGCAATAATTGTAGAACGAAATCTGCACGCTTACTATAAGCTGCCCGTAAGACCAACGGATTACTCACAAGAATATCATATATTGCAGTGTCCTTTCCAAAATACTACAGCTATACCCACGCCAGAGAATATGGAGATTTGCGTGATTGTTAATGCGTACAGAGAGGAAGTCAAAAACACGACAATTCcgcgaaaaataaaaactccatTACATACAAAAGTAAAATACCAAATGACACGTAGATATCGAAAGAATCCCAAGGGGTTAAAGAAAATACGCAAGATACGCCCGTATATGATAGTAATAAGGCCGGTACGAATGagaacggaaacaagttgcgccTTGGTAGCCAAAGCTTTGGCTCAACAACAAGCACCCTCGTATCGTGAACATTTGGGAATTGTAAAAAAGGACAATAGTCGTACGCTTGAGCATAAAAGAGGGTTAGAGAGGCAAAAGCTGACCGATCAACGAATGCTCGATACAAAGCTGGCTCATGTTTTCGCAAAGGTCACGCCAATTACAGCGAATGCGACCGAAGCAGAAAATATCGATCCAAATGAAGACAGAAAAGAGGATGAGGATGTCAAGGAAAATTACGAGGTTAGCTCGAAAGAATATTTGGACGAAGAATACCATGATTATGACACTCATATACCAGAAAATAAAAACGTGCCGGAGAACTCGGTGTTAAGATATCTTGGTGCTCAGGCGGCTATCAAAAAACTAAGTCAAAGACACAAAACAGATCAACCTCCTAGTGAGAATGCTGAAAAGTTTTTTGAGGAATCTAATAATTATCAAGCTGGTGAAAAATTGCAAGGCTTTCAAAACTATTATCATAGGGATGAGATTTTCAATGATCACATCTTTTATGACGATCTTCAGCAACATGGACACTACAATGAGCGTGGACGAAGACATGAAAGGAACTAA